A region of Allocoleopsis franciscana PCC 7113 DNA encodes the following proteins:
- a CDS encoding DUF2267 domain-containing protein, whose amino-acid sequence MTFMETVMHKGHLENAFVAKDITELVFRTMRDLMTTEASDRVAIELKEENEEVPTEEYKPIPDDLGDLWRDTDPVMGFLSRIQGPMKFDSDSFLFRLRQEANLPEGIDLETVICAVFSATKQELSQARIEEIASFLPEKIRRMWNQAS is encoded by the coding sequence ATGACTTTCATGGAAACAGTAATGCATAAAGGGCATTTAGAGAATGCCTTTGTGGCTAAAGATATCACTGAACTCGTCTTCCGGACAATGCGAGATTTGATGACAACAGAAGCCTCGGATCGGGTAGCCATAGAACTCAAAGAAGAAAACGAGGAGGTGCCCACAGAAGAATACAAACCCATACCCGACGATCTAGGGGATTTATGGCGAGACACTGACCCGGTGATGGGATTCCTCAGCCGCATTCAGGGACCGATGAAATTTGATTCTGATTCTTTTCTGTTCCGACTTCGTCAAGAAGCTAATTTACCCGAAGGAATCGATTTAGAAACCGTCATTTGTGCCGTTTTCAGTGCAACTAAACAGGAATTGTCACAAGCAAGAATTGAAGAAATTGCCAGTTTCTTACCCGAAAAAATTAGAAGGATGTGGAATCAGGCGTCTTAG
- a CDS encoding sensor histidine kinase: MFQATRRRLALWYTTVTAVLLLLFATGFYLYVRSTLIERVDDTLEHVVEVVERSLVIEPVRLSDIPFRVNVEASFRDNADTAEDDHIDLEWFSPTGELLWSTLSEPLEISLHPNDTGETVHLSADHLLRQVTKRVQLGRYVLGYLRVSHPWFEVTKPIRQLIVDLTLGTIFMVMSVAAIGWFLSGLAMKPVRESYQRLKQFTADASHELRNPIAMIQTNVQVALADPDLDSPLQRQQLKVVERLTQRLGRLVNDLLFLARVDSGIIQPQWQPVPLDALLMEVIEEQQLLAAEKGISLSLHFVETPSEEFVGEHCAIFPALSDDAFTLLGDWDQLARLFTNLVSNALQYTVASTENPGEASVQVELQQLQRLSHVGGRNTQSLLRVQVRDTGIGISESALPQLFDRFYRVDPARKHDTAAGSGLGLAIAKAIIENHHGQIQVESILHQGTTVTVTFPVSKLDPHN, encoded by the coding sequence ATGTTTCAGGCTACCCGCCGACGTTTAGCTCTTTGGTACACCACTGTAACGGCAGTGTTGCTGCTGCTATTTGCTACAGGTTTTTATTTATATGTTCGTAGCACCTTGATTGAGCGGGTAGATGATACTCTCGAACATGTGGTAGAAGTGGTGGAGCGATCGCTCGTCATCGAACCTGTACGATTGTCCGACATCCCCTTTCGAGTTAACGTTGAAGCCAGTTTTCGAGATAACGCCGACACCGCAGAAGATGACCACATTGACTTAGAGTGGTTTAGTCCTACGGGAGAGTTGTTGTGGTCAACCCTATCCGAACCTCTGGAGATTTCCTTACACCCTAACGATACAGGCGAAACTGTACATTTATCTGCTGATCATCTGTTGCGACAGGTAACTAAACGGGTACAACTTGGGCGTTACGTTTTAGGCTATCTGCGAGTCAGCCATCCTTGGTTTGAGGTGACTAAGCCGATTCGCCAGCTCATTGTCGATCTCACCCTGGGCACAATTTTCATGGTAATGTCTGTTGCCGCGATCGGCTGGTTCCTTTCCGGATTGGCGATGAAGCCGGTGCGAGAATCTTATCAACGTCTGAAGCAGTTTACAGCCGACGCTTCCCACGAGCTGAGAAATCCGATCGCCATGATTCAAACCAACGTGCAGGTTGCCCTGGCTGATCCGGATTTGGACTCTCCCCTGCAACGCCAGCAGCTCAAGGTGGTAGAGCGGTTAACCCAACGATTAGGGCGTTTGGTGAATGACCTCTTATTTTTAGCACGGGTGGATAGTGGCATCATACAACCCCAATGGCAACCTGTACCTCTGGATGCTTTACTGATGGAGGTGATCGAAGAACAACAGTTACTGGCGGCTGAGAAGGGCATTTCTCTCTCCTTACATTTCGTAGAAACACCCAGCGAAGAATTTGTAGGGGAACACTGTGCGATATTTCCGGCTTTATCAGACGATGCCTTTACGCTTTTAGGAGATTGGGATCAGCTTGCTCGCTTATTTACTAATCTGGTGAGTAACGCCCTGCAATACACCGTTGCCTCTACCGAGAATCCTGGTGAGGCATCTGTTCAGGTGGAATTGCAGCAGTTACAACGTCTGAGCCATGTTGGGGGGCGAAACACGCAATCCCTCCTGCGAGTGCAAGTCCGCGATACAGGCATCGGTATTTCAGAATCGGCATTGCCCCAGCTTTTTGACCGTTTCTATCGAGTCGATCCTGCCAGAAAACATGATACGGCAGCCGGTTCGGGGTTAGGATTAGCGATCGCTAAAGCTATCATCGAGAATCACCACGGTCAAATTCAAGTCGAAAGCATTCTCCATCAAGGCACAACCGTTACAGTCACTTTTCCGGTTTCTAAACTTGATCCACATAATTAA
- a CDS encoding HAD-IA family hydrolase gives MQQPKVIFLDAVGTLFGIRGSVGEVYSAIAQRFGVTVPTDSLNQAFIQAFAATNPPVFPGCYPDEIPQCEFEWWRVIAQRTFQQAGVLHQFADFDDFFDQLYNYFATAEPWFIYPDVLPALQAWQRIGIEMGIVSNFDSRLDYVLEALNLKTFFTSITVCTQAGVAKPDSRIFSIALQKHFCEPQDAWHIGDSLTQDFQGARAVGIRAILLERNPQMPAV, from the coding sequence ATGCAACAACCGAAAGTGATTTTTCTCGATGCCGTCGGTACACTGTTTGGTATCCGGGGGAGTGTGGGGGAGGTGTATAGTGCGATCGCGCAACGGTTTGGCGTTACAGTCCCAACGGACTCATTGAACCAAGCCTTTATCCAAGCGTTTGCCGCCACCAACCCCCCAGTTTTTCCTGGATGTTACCCTGATGAGATTCCCCAGTGCGAATTTGAATGGTGGCGCGTGATTGCCCAGCGCACATTCCAACAAGCTGGCGTTCTTCACCAATTTGCTGACTTCGATGATTTTTTTGACCAACTCTACAATTACTTTGCCACGGCTGAACCTTGGTTTATCTATCCCGATGTGCTTCCGGCGTTGCAAGCATGGCAACGGATTGGGATTGAGATGGGGATTGTGTCTAATTTTGATTCCCGTCTGGATTATGTATTAGAAGCGCTGAACCTGAAGACGTTTTTTACCTCAATCACGGTTTGTACTCAGGCGGGTGTCGCGAAGCCTGATTCCCGAATTTTTTCCATTGCCTTACAAAAACATTTCTGTGAACCGCAAGATGCATGGCACATTGGGGATAGCTTGACACAAGACTTCCAGGGCGCAAGGGCAGTGGGCATCCGAGCCATTTTACTGGAACGCAACCCTCAGATGCCAGCCGTCTAA
- a CDS encoding NAD(P)/FAD-dependent oxidoreductase: MSEQPTRICILGGGFGGLYTALRLSQLPWEKPQRPEIILVDQNDRFLFTPLLYELLTGELQTWEIAPPYEELLANTGVRFTQAAVAGINVEERQVQLQDGPDFTYDRLVLAMGGETPLDMAPGVMEYGIGFRTIADAYRLEERLRILEESDKEKIRVAIVGGGYSGVELACKLAERLGDRGRLRLIELSDMILRTSTDFNRDAAHKALNDRSVWIDLETSVASIEPDTISLLYKGQLDTIPVDLVLWTVGTRVAPVVRALSLKQSQRGQLTVTPTLQAIDHPEIFALGDLADCHDAEGQQVPNTAQAAFQQADYTAWNIWASLTGRPLLPFRYQHLGEMMTLGIDNATFTGLGIKLDGPLAYLTRRLAYLYRMPTLDHKLKVGLNWIAQPFVEMLSGNS; the protein is encoded by the coding sequence ATGAGTGAACAACCGACCCGAATCTGTATTCTTGGAGGAGGCTTTGGGGGTCTCTATACTGCCCTGCGCTTGAGTCAATTACCGTGGGAAAAGCCCCAACGACCGGAAATTATCCTCGTCGATCAAAACGATCGCTTTTTATTCACACCGTTACTGTATGAACTCCTGACGGGCGAACTCCAAACCTGGGAAATTGCCCCACCCTATGAAGAACTGTTAGCCAACACAGGGGTGCGATTCACTCAAGCCGCTGTGGCTGGCATTAATGTAGAGGAGCGGCAGGTACAACTGCAAGATGGCCCAGACTTTACTTACGATCGCTTGGTGTTGGCGATGGGTGGAGAAACTCCCCTGGATATGGCACCTGGGGTAATGGAGTATGGGATTGGATTCCGCACCATAGCGGATGCCTATCGCTTAGAAGAACGGCTGCGGATTTTGGAAGAGTCTGACAAGGAGAAAATCCGAGTCGCGATTGTGGGTGGGGGTTATTCGGGAGTTGAGTTAGCTTGCAAACTGGCTGAACGACTCGGCGATCGCGGACGACTGCGGTTGATTGAACTGAGTGATATGATTCTCAGAACCTCAACAGATTTTAATCGCGATGCCGCTCATAAGGCTTTAAATGACCGGAGTGTTTGGATTGATTTAGAAACCTCTGTGGCGTCAATTGAGCCAGATACAATTTCCCTGCTCTATAAAGGACAACTAGATACCATTCCCGTCGATTTGGTGTTGTGGACTGTGGGAACAAGGGTTGCGCCCGTTGTACGTGCCCTCTCACTCAAGCAAAGCCAACGGGGACAGTTGACTGTAACACCGACACTCCAAGCCATTGATCATCCCGAAATCTTTGCTTTGGGCGACCTCGCCGATTGCCATGATGCCGAAGGTCAACAAGTCCCCAACACGGCGCAAGCGGCATTCCAACAAGCCGATTATACCGCCTGGAATATTTGGGCTTCCCTCACCGGTCGTCCTCTGCTACCCTTCCGTTATCAGCACTTAGGGGAGATGATGACCTTGGGGATAGACAATGCCACTTTCACCGGTCTGGGAATTAAGTTAGATGGCCCCTTAGCCTACCTGACTCGGCGTCTTGCCTATCTCTATCGGATGCCGACTTTAGACCACAAGCTGAAAGTTGGCTTGAACTGGATAGCACAACCTTTCGTGGAGATGTTATCGGGAAACTCTTAG
- a CDS encoding DUF4347 domain-containing protein: protein MLLSQIQLEKTHNSSHERQDNSLTKQNLIPNTIVFIDAAVDDAQILADGVIPGAEIIFLDPNQDGVEQITEALKERTAVSSVHIVSHGAPGCLSLGSTQLCLDTLERYVSDLQLWSNLFSHQSSQHKSSDLLLYGCNVAAGEVGIAFVQQLHQATGANIAASGDRTGNSALGGTWELEYRVGKVEAPLAFQPWVMQAYPSAFPLALYNGTLGTLPQEQGFLAFADLLPNTAAQTLVAGGVTLNTAPQAAFGRRYAGYSNYSTAGTPANATFPILDRTTGFSISFNVAITEENSVSPDRAGFSFIAISNDLQGIEFGFNNNLIFAQQDNLLFTRGENIAFNTTQATNYTVRVLGNNYTLLANGTQILTGELRNYTAFNPATSQPPLPIDPYELPNYLFFGDSTDQAEAITTISSIAVNRTPNNSTNDTYTIEANTPLNVPINLGVLANDTDPEQDPLNSFLVAGPANGTLTLNPNGSFNYTANPGFIGTDSFTYQINDGDLTNPNAATVSIAVTPTPTPTPVPTPTPTPVPTPTPTDTALTLGLNPNNIFVIEGSSGQTQLKYSLVQGSSAAVNEVGVVVLDNDAGTINGVAPGEAGYVQAALSQGTVIFSALSNPPNGFGVSNQTRNLSVDANDRLLFYIVQNSTTDTALADLAAGRTPPNIFFASSSFNTGGIDSLQVSNPGNGVFTLRWEDKLGGGDQDFNDLVMTIQPTTEPLKVGVTLQGESQHEVIDLRNQTAGLQAQFVVNREAAFDNFVGFYRVLDVNGGIDTDGNGTADVRPGETGYAQAAIQQRVQNLDLTCANQSTATFTAQLEGGLIYVPFLIANGKPDALLDGNSSNDPAVYFPFLGANGDGVDHIRLLGDNTFGFEDLSGGGDRDYNDVIVRVNFA from the coding sequence ATGCTTCTATCGCAGATTCAGCTAGAAAAAACTCATAACTCTAGCCACGAGAGACAAGACAACTCATTAACTAAGCAAAATCTCATTCCTAACACTATCGTTTTTATTGATGCTGCTGTTGATGATGCCCAAATTTTAGCGGATGGGGTCATCCCTGGAGCAGAAATCATTTTTCTCGACCCCAACCAGGATGGCGTCGAACAAATTACGGAAGCTTTGAAAGAACGTACTGCTGTTTCTAGTGTCCATATTGTTTCTCACGGTGCACCGGGTTGCTTGTCTCTCGGCAGTACTCAGCTATGCCTGGATACCTTGGAGCGCTATGTTAGTGACTTGCAACTTTGGTCAAACCTTTTCTCTCACCAGTCAAGCCAACATAAAAGCTCAGATCTTCTCCTTTATGGATGCAATGTAGCGGCTGGAGAAGTCGGTATCGCCTTTGTCCAACAACTCCACCAAGCCACCGGAGCCAATATTGCAGCTTCTGGCGATCGCACAGGTAACAGTGCCTTGGGTGGAACCTGGGAACTGGAATATAGAGTGGGTAAAGTTGAGGCTCCTTTGGCATTTCAGCCTTGGGTTATGCAAGCCTATCCCTCTGCGTTTCCACTCGCTCTCTATAACGGCACCTTGGGAACTCTGCCTCAAGAGCAAGGCTTTCTAGCTTTTGCAGACTTATTGCCCAACACTGCCGCTCAAACGCTAGTTGCTGGTGGGGTCACTCTCAATACCGCTCCCCAAGCTGCTTTCGGACGTCGCTATGCCGGCTACAGCAACTATTCTACCGCTGGCACCCCAGCCAATGCTACTTTCCCCATATTGGATCGCACGACGGGCTTCAGCATTTCATTTAATGTTGCCATCACCGAGGAAAATAGTGTCAGTCCGGATCGCGCTGGTTTTAGCTTTATTGCAATTAGTAACGATCTACAGGGAATCGAATTCGGATTTAATAACAATCTAATCTTCGCTCAGCAAGATAATCTCCTGTTCACTCGCGGCGAAAATATTGCTTTTAATACAACCCAAGCGACTAACTACACCGTTAGAGTACTCGGCAACAATTACACACTCTTGGCTAACGGGACACAAATCCTAACGGGAGAGTTACGCAACTACACAGCCTTCAATCCGGCTACCAGTCAGCCCCCTTTGCCTATTGATCCCTATGAATTACCTAACTATCTCTTCTTCGGGGACAGTACTGACCAGGCTGAAGCCATAACGACGATCAGTTCCATCGCAGTCAACCGCACTCCCAACAATTCCACCAATGACACCTACACTATCGAAGCTAACACCCCGCTCAACGTACCCATCAATTTAGGTGTTTTGGCTAATGATACTGACCCGGAGCAAGACCCACTCAATAGCTTCTTGGTGGCTGGACCCGCTAACGGGACGCTGACGTTAAACCCAAATGGTTCCTTTAACTACACAGCCAACCCTGGTTTTATAGGTACAGATAGCTTTACCTACCAAATCAACGATGGCGACTTGACCAATCCCAATGCAGCTACCGTAAGTATCGCAGTCACGCCCACGCCAACGCCAACGCCAGTTCCAACACCAACGCCAACGCCAGTTCCAACACCAACCCCCACAGACACTGCCTTAACGTTGGGGCTGAATCCAAACAATATTTTTGTAATTGAAGGCTCTTCAGGACAAACCCAACTCAAGTACAGCCTTGTGCAAGGCAGTTCTGCTGCTGTGAATGAAGTGGGTGTTGTCGTTCTCGATAATGATGCTGGTACGATTAACGGTGTTGCTCCGGGTGAGGCCGGCTATGTGCAAGCTGCCCTGAGTCAGGGAACGGTAATTTTTTCAGCACTCTCTAACCCCCCCAATGGTTTTGGGGTATCGAATCAAACTCGCAATTTAAGCGTTGATGCAAATGACCGCCTCTTGTTTTACATTGTCCAAAACAGTACCACGGATACAGCACTCGCTGACTTAGCCGCTGGGCGGACACCCCCCAATATATTCTTCGCCTCGTCCTCGTTCAATACGGGTGGGATAGACTCTCTGCAAGTATCAAACCCAGGCAATGGAGTTTTTACCCTGCGCTGGGAAGATAAATTAGGTGGGGGTGACCAAGATTTTAATGACTTAGTGATGACCATTCAACCCACCACTGAGCCTTTAAAAGTGGGTGTAACTTTACAAGGGGAGTCGCAACACGAAGTCATTGATTTACGGAACCAAACAGCAGGATTACAAGCTCAGTTTGTCGTGAATCGAGAGGCGGCTTTTGACAATTTTGTCGGCTTTTATCGAGTTTTGGATGTCAATGGTGGAATTGATACGGATGGAAATGGTACGGCTGATGTTCGTCCCGGCGAGACGGGGTATGCACAAGCGGCTATTCAACAACGGGTGCAAAACTTAGACCTCACTTGTGCTAATCAATCCACAGCGACGTTCACCGCACAGCTAGAGGGTGGATTGATTTATGTACCATTTTTGATTGCCAATGGCAAACCGGATGCACTCTTAGATGGAAATTCCAGTAATGACCCTGCTGTGTATTTTCCCTTTTTAGGGGCTAATGGGGATGGCGTTGACCACATCCGCTTATTGGGGGATAACACTTTCGGTTTTGAGGATTTATCGGGAGGCGGTGATCGGGACTATAACGATGTGATTGTGCGGGTGAATTTTGCCTGA
- a CDS encoding glycosyltransferase family 4 protein translates to MKILMLSSTFPYPPRRGGTQVRTFNLLKYLSEHHAITLITQYAEDVEPTEVEELQNWVEELLVFPKPQLSDAESGFLGKMQRFKAFLEQGTPPSVLHHYSTDIQQWVDEAVQAGEFEVITCEHSVNEIYIRPEWQSQLRTVVNIHSSVYGTCRHLLETKTSENQLRDQLNLPLLRRYEERYCAKFTDIVVTTPEDRRQITALEPEGQIAVVPNGVDLKLYPKRVSDPGGHRLVICGSMDNRPNIDAARFFSLEVFPEILQRYPEATLEIVGGNPVPEVLELTQSPGITVTGRVLSMVDYLHKATVCVVPMRTGFGIKNKTLEAMAAGTPVVGSDRGLEGLQVDGGEVPLRALRANEQTEYVYAVSRLLENRQLRKQLSENARSLIEKKYTWERAGKLYEQVLSGRRD, encoded by the coding sequence ATGAAAATTCTCATGCTTTCTTCCACTTTCCCATATCCGCCAAGGCGAGGGGGAACTCAGGTGAGGACATTTAACTTACTCAAATACTTGAGTGAGCATCATGCCATCACCTTGATTACTCAATATGCTGAAGATGTAGAGCCAACGGAAGTGGAAGAATTACAAAATTGGGTCGAGGAACTGCTGGTTTTCCCAAAACCCCAACTCTCAGACGCCGAGAGTGGATTCCTGGGAAAAATGCAGCGCTTCAAAGCATTTTTGGAACAGGGAACACCTCCGAGTGTGCTACACCACTACTCTACTGATATACAGCAATGGGTAGATGAGGCCGTACAAGCTGGAGAGTTTGAAGTCATTACCTGCGAACATAGTGTGAATGAAATTTATATACGACCCGAATGGCAATCCCAATTGCGAACGGTTGTAAATATTCATAGTTCTGTTTATGGGACGTGCCGCCATCTGTTGGAAACAAAAACCTCAGAAAATCAACTGAGAGACCAGTTGAATTTACCGTTGCTACGTCGCTATGAGGAGCGATATTGTGCTAAGTTCACTGACATTGTGGTGACCACGCCGGAGGATCGGCGTCAGATCACCGCGCTCGAACCGGAGGGTCAGATTGCTGTGGTTCCTAATGGTGTCGATCTTAAACTGTACCCTAAGCGCGTCTCCGACCCCGGAGGACACAGACTGGTGATCTGTGGCTCCATGGACAATCGCCCAAACATTGATGCGGCACGTTTTTTTAGCTTGGAGGTGTTCCCAGAAATTTTGCAACGCTATCCAGAAGCAACGCTGGAAATCGTGGGAGGGAATCCGGTGCCGGAAGTTTTGGAGTTAACACAAAGCCCTGGCATTACTGTCACAGGTCGTGTACTTTCAATGGTGGATTATTTACATAAGGCAACCGTTTGTGTGGTGCCGATGCGGACAGGGTTTGGCATCAAAAATAAAACCTTAGAGGCAATGGCAGCAGGAACGCCAGTGGTAGGAAGCGATCGCGGTTTGGAAGGACTACAAGTCGATGGGGGAGAAGTTCCTTTGAGAGCCTTGCGAGCGAATGAGCAAACCGAGTATGTGTATGCTGTTAGCCGTTTATTGGAAAACCGCCAATTGCGAAAACAACTTTCCGAGAATGCGCGATCGCTGATTGAAAAAAAATATACATGGGAACGTGCTGGTAAACTCTATGAACAGGTGTTATCGGGGCGTCGGGATTAG
- a CDS encoding glycosyltransferase family 2 protein, with the protein MLKVSVCIPTYNRAHYLAYSINSVLNQTYTNFELIICDDGSTDNTSGVVSQFNDSRIRYIKHPNNIGRSRNMRSGFDAACGTYFIKFDDDDALTPEFLEKTIAVLEAEPNADFVCTNHWIINQKNERVESATVENSAKWKKDQLKEGIIPDLIRQTFQYQSLQVGSTLFRRACLEEINYMRPEADGCEDFDLLVRLALAGKQGYFLPEFLMEYRLHGKQTSLRQDLHFLSAKVLCIKSYKFSDQELEIQRLYKLAGTQQVLGLRLIEKGDTLDGRRILRESTQVLGRSRKATLGLILSYLPVSLRRIAFQGFRRIRAKDYSERVRETVG; encoded by the coding sequence ATGCTCAAAGTAAGTGTTTGTATTCCTACTTACAATCGTGCCCATTATCTGGCTTATTCTATTAATAGTGTTTTAAATCAAACTTATACCAATTTTGAGCTAATCATTTGTGATGATGGTTCTACGGATAATACTTCAGGTGTAGTGAGTCAGTTTAATGATTCTCGGATTCGCTATATCAAGCACCCTAATAATATTGGACGAAGTAGAAACATGCGTTCTGGGTTTGATGCAGCTTGTGGAACTTATTTTATTAAATTCGATGATGATGATGCGCTCACACCAGAATTTTTAGAAAAAACGATTGCTGTTTTAGAGGCAGAACCGAATGCAGATTTTGTTTGTACCAATCACTGGATTATTAATCAAAAGAACGAAAGAGTTGAATCAGCTACAGTTGAGAATTCAGCTAAATGGAAAAAAGACCAGCTTAAAGAGGGAATCATTCCTGACTTGATAAGACAAACGTTTCAATACCAAAGCTTGCAAGTTGGTTCAACCCTATTCCGTAGAGCTTGCTTAGAAGAAATCAATTATATGCGTCCAGAGGCAGATGGATGTGAGGATTTCGATTTGCTAGTGCGTTTGGCACTCGCTGGCAAGCAAGGGTATTTTTTGCCAGAGTTTCTCATGGAATATCGTTTACATGGTAAACAGACAAGCCTAAGACAAGATCTTCATTTTTTATCAGCTAAAGTTTTATGCATTAAAAGTTATAAATTTTCTGATCAAGAATTAGAGATACAGCGTTTATATAAATTGGCTGGAACGCAGCAAGTTCTAGGGTTAAGATTAATTGAAAAGGGAGATACTTTAGATGGACGCCGAATTTTGCGAGAATCAACTCAAGTATTAGGACGCTCTCGCAAGGCAACGTTGGGTTTAATTTTGTCTTATTTACCAGTCAGTTTACGGCGAATTGCTTTCCAGGGGTTTCGTCGGATTCGTGCTAAAGACTATTCAGAACGTGTACGAGAAACGGTGGGTTAG
- a CDS encoding AAA family ATPase: MSFDPSLCRNESEVESKLIVQYLLPKLGYSPDTWHQEVTFGAIRLDFLAFATQVIPFVLDANSPLSVVMEAKHPNQNLNNHVRRLQRYLTSLNVRYGLLTNGKQIRIYERIQDELRLVFQCPGQEVDARLDEIKALIGRDSSQENPTELYPETNPTLTQPISTSIPEKKSQHTMKIIAVYHNKGGVGKTTTVVNLAAAIAKKGKKVLVIDLDSQANTTFATGLIKFDDEQFDDIKDSNIRHVLESEDFYPIQEVARKSQFSNPEINVVPSHINLMNHEKQLSENVDSSTMLIRKLDSAKNEYDIVLIDTPPSLNLYAKIALITADYLIIPSDLKPFANQGLINVKDFMKRVNGFRKMLGKIPIEVLGVLACKISTNARFVQSTLQKRIKAISERYGLEVMDTVIYDRDDLAKCAEKVQIIGDMEIADPVSVLDFKPDSTAAQEFELLAIEVLQKTGMD; this comes from the coding sequence TTGAGTTTTGATCCGTCACTGTGCCGCAACGAAAGTGAAGTAGAAAGTAAACTGATTGTTCAATATCTACTTCCAAAGTTGGGATATTCTCCCGACACCTGGCATCAAGAGGTCACTTTTGGGGCTATTCGTTTAGATTTTTTGGCGTTTGCAACGCAAGTTATCCCTTTCGTCTTGGATGCCAATTCGCCATTAAGTGTCGTCATGGAGGCGAAGCATCCGAATCAAAATTTAAATAACCATGTTCGCAGACTACAGCGATATCTGACAAGCTTGAACGTGCGATATGGGCTGTTAACCAATGGTAAACAAATCAGAATTTACGAGAGAATTCAAGATGAGCTTCGGTTGGTATTTCAGTGTCCTGGTCAAGAAGTTGATGCTAGGCTAGACGAGATTAAAGCTCTCATTGGCAGAGATAGTTCACAGGAAAATCCCACTGAACTTTATCCAGAGACTAATCCAACTCTCACTCAGCCCATCTCTACATCTATTCCTGAAAAGAAGAGTCAACATACTATGAAAATTATTGCGGTTTATCATAACAAAGGCGGCGTCGGCAAAACAACCACCGTAGTAAATCTAGCTGCTGCTATTGCTAAAAAAGGTAAAAAAGTTTTGGTTATTGACCTTGATAGCCAAGCTAACACAACGTTTGCCACAGGATTAATTAAATTTGACGATGAGCAATTTGATGATATAAAAGATTCTAATATTCGTCATGTCTTAGAATCAGAAGATTTTTATCCCATACAAGAAGTAGCAAGAAAATCTCAATTTAGTAATCCCGAAATTAATGTTGTTCCATCCCATATCAATTTAATGAATCATGAAAAGCAACTAAGTGAAAATGTTGATAGCAGTACAATGCTTATCCGAAAACTAGATTCCGCTAAAAATGAATATGATATTGTATTAATTGATACACCACCATCGTTAAATTTATATGCAAAAATTGCTTTAATTACTGCCGATTATCTAATTATTCCTTCTGATTTAAAACCTTTTGCCAATCAGGGATTAATAAATGTCAAGGATTTCATGAAAAGAGTTAATGGATTTAGGAAAATGCTGGGAAAGATTCCTATTGAAGTTCTGGGTGTTCTTGCCTGTAAAATATCGACCAATGCTCGGTTTGTACAATCAACTTTACAAAAACGGATTAAGGCTATTTCAGAACGATATGGTCTAGAAGTTATGGATACAGTAATTTATGATAGAGATGATTTGGCTAAGTGTGCTGAGAAAGTTCAAATTATCGGAGATATGGAGATAGCAGATCCTGTATCTGTATTGGATTTTAAGCCAGATTCTACAGCAGCGCAGGAATTTGAGTTGCTAGCGATAGAAGTATTACAAAAAACAGGGATGGACTGA